ACATCAGGATATTCATGACAATCCATACCAAGACCATGACCTAATCTGTGATTGAAATATTCTCCATATCCAGCATTAGTTATAATATCTCTTGCGATTTTATCAATATCTGCAAAACTAACACCTGGTTTTACAGCCTTTATAGCTTCTGTATTTGCTTTAAGAACTAAATCATAGATAGACTTATCAAAATCACTTACATTACCAAATTCCATACATCTAGTAATATCACTAGCATACCCTTTATAATAACAACCTAAGTCTAATAATATATATTCATTATCTTTCAAAGCTCTATTGCCACTTTCTCCATGAGGATTTGCAGCGTTATCTCCAAATAGTACTATGGTATCAAAACTCATTTTAGAAACACCATGTTTTTTTATTTCATTTTCTATTATTGATTTTAATTCTAATTCTGTTATACCCTTTTTGATATTATTCTTAGCAATTTCCATACATTTATCAGCTAAATTTGCTGCTTTTCTCATAAATTCTAATTCTAAATTAGATTTTTTCTTTCTAAGATTACGAACTAAGTGTGAAACATCT
The genomic region above belongs to Streptobacillus ratti and contains:
- a CDS encoding M24 family metallopeptidase; translated protein: MKKEKVLEYIAKTGLDAIIFTTPKNIEYLTGFSCDPHERALMYSINKNGDEFILCPKLEEEVAKKSTKNIHIIGYLDTENPYIKLHEFTNNISKLGIEKEHITVLRYEAILETFKVKEIEDVSHLVRNLRKKKSNLELEFMRKAANLADKCMEIAKNNIKKGITELELKSIIENEIKKHGVSKMSFDTIVLFGDNAANPHGESGNRALKDNEYILLDLGCYYKGYASDITRCMEFGNVSDFDKSIYDLVLKANTEAIKAVKPGVSFADIDKIARDIITNAGYGEYFNHRLGHGLGMDCHEYPDVSQKTTDLLEVGMTFTIEPGIYIPNKVGIRIEDDIFVTENGCEVLTKYPK